Proteins from one Pseudomonas sp. KBS0710 genomic window:
- a CDS encoding VacJ family lipoprotein gives MAKYLLLLAALMCAGVANADNSKAHEPVKVDSDGFKEPLTKLKFNPGLDQREFERSSLTALNVYDPLESWNRRVYHFNYRFDQWVFLPVVNGYTYVTPSFLRTGVSNFFNNLGDVPNLLNSLLQLKGHRSLETTGRLLLNTTIGIAGLWDPATAMGLPRQSEDFGQTLGFYGVPGGAYLVLPIFGPSNLRDTTGLIVDYGAETEINFLNVSKVSENHPEIWALRAVDKRYQTSFRYGQMNSPFEYEKVRYIYTESRKLQIAE, from the coding sequence GTGGCTAAATATCTTCTGCTGCTCGCCGCGCTGATGTGCGCAGGCGTGGCCAATGCCGACAACAGCAAGGCCCACGAACCGGTCAAGGTTGACTCTGATGGCTTCAAGGAGCCGCTGACCAAACTCAAGTTCAACCCTGGCCTGGACCAGCGTGAGTTCGAGCGTTCATCGCTGACGGCACTTAACGTCTATGACCCGCTGGAGTCGTGGAACCGCCGCGTGTACCACTTCAACTACCGCTTCGACCAATGGGTGTTCCTGCCGGTGGTCAATGGCTACACCTATGTCACCCCAAGCTTCCTGCGCACCGGCGTGAGCAACTTCTTCAACAACCTGGGCGATGTGCCCAACTTGTTGAACAGTCTGCTGCAACTCAAGGGCCACCGCTCCCTGGAAACCACCGGGCGCCTGTTGCTCAACACCACCATCGGCATCGCCGGCCTGTGGGACCCGGCTACCGCCATGGGCCTGCCACGCCAGAGCGAAGACTTCGGCCAGACCCTGGGCTTCTACGGCGTCCCTGGCGGCGCCTACCTAGTGCTGCCGATCTTCGGCCCCTCGAACCTGCGTGACACTACTGGCCTGATCGTCGACTACGGCGCCGAGACCGAGATCAACTTCCTCAACGTTTCCAAGGTCAGCGAAAACCACCCGGAAATCTGGGCTTTGCGCGCCGTCGACAAGCGCTACCAGACCAGCTTCCGCTACGGTCAGATGAACTCGCCGTTTGAGTATGAGAAGGTGCGGTATATCTACACCGAGTCGCGTAAGTTGCAGATCGCCGAGTAA
- a CDS encoding DUF808 domain-containing protein: MAGSSLLVLIDDIAAVLDDVALMTKMAAKKTAGVLGDDLALNAQQVSGVRAEREIPVVWAVAKGSFVNKLILVPAALLISAFAPWAVTPLLMLGGAYLCFEGFEKLAHTFLHKRTEEQAHLVEAVADPATDLVAFEKDKIKGAIRTDFILSAEIIAITLGTVADAPLMQQVIVLSGIAIVMTIGVYGLVAGIVKLDDLGLWLTQKPGQAARSIGGAILRAAPYMMKSLSVIGTAAMFMVGGGILTHGVPAVHHWIESVSQQVGGVAWLMPTLLNAVAGIIAGAVVLAVVSVVGKVWKTLKA; this comes from the coding sequence ATGGCAGGAAGCAGCTTGTTGGTATTGATCGACGATATCGCCGCCGTACTCGATGACGTTGCGCTGATGACTAAAATGGCGGCCAAGAAGACCGCCGGCGTGCTGGGCGATGACTTGGCACTCAACGCCCAGCAGGTTTCCGGCGTGCGCGCCGAACGGGAAATCCCTGTGGTGTGGGCGGTGGCCAAGGGGTCGTTTGTCAACAAACTGATCCTGGTACCGGCGGCATTGCTGATCAGCGCCTTTGCGCCGTGGGCGGTCACGCCGTTGTTGATGCTGGGCGGGGCTTATCTGTGTTTCGAGGGCTTTGAGAAACTTGCGCATACGTTCTTGCACAAGCGCACCGAGGAACAAGCGCATCTGGTCGAAGCGGTCGCGGACCCGGCGACGGATCTGGTGGCGTTTGAGAAGGACAAGATCAAGGGCGCGATCCGTACCGACTTCATTCTCTCGGCGGAAATCATCGCCATCACCCTGGGCACCGTGGCCGATGCACCGTTGATGCAGCAGGTGATCGTGCTGTCGGGCATTGCAATCGTCATGACCATCGGTGTGTACGGGCTGGTGGCTGGTATCGTCAAGCTCGATGACCTGGGCCTGTGGCTGACGCAAAAGCCCGGCCAGGCGGCTCGCAGTATCGGTGGGGCGATCTTGCGCGCCGCGCCTTATATGATGAAAAGCCTGTCGGTGATCGGCACAGCGGCGATGTTCATGGTCGGCGGCGGCATTCTCACCCACGGCGTGCCGGCGGTGCATCACTGGATCGAGAGCGTCAGTCAGCAGGTTGGCGGGGTGGCGTGGTTGATGCCGACATTGCTGAATGCGGTGGCCGGGATTATTGCGGGAGCTGTTGTGTTGGCGGTGGTGAGCGTGGTCGGCAAGGTGTGGAAAACCCTCAAGGCTTGA
- a CDS encoding TetR/AcrR family transcriptional regulator: MSTIRERNKEKILRAASEEFADKGFAATKTSDIAAKAGLPKPNVYYYFRSKDNLYREVLESIIEPILAASTPFNPEGEPSVVLSNYIRSKIRISRDLPFASKVFASEIMHGAPHLSPEQIEQLNAQAKHNINCIQSWVDRGLIAAIDPNHLMFSIWAATQTYADFDWQISAVTGKAKLDEADYEAAAQTIIRLVLKGCELG; the protein is encoded by the coding sequence ATGAGCACCATTCGCGAGCGCAACAAAGAAAAGATCCTGCGGGCGGCAAGCGAGGAGTTTGCCGACAAGGGCTTCGCCGCGACCAAAACCAGCGACATCGCCGCCAAGGCCGGGCTACCCAAGCCCAACGTCTATTACTATTTCAGGTCCAAGGACAACCTCTACCGCGAGGTGCTCGAAAGCATTATCGAGCCGATCCTGGCCGCCTCCACACCGTTCAACCCCGAGGGCGAGCCGTCGGTGGTGCTGAGCAACTACATCCGCTCGAAAATCCGCATCTCCCGCGATTTGCCGTTTGCCTCAAAGGTATTTGCCAGCGAAATCATGCACGGCGCCCCGCACCTGAGCCCTGAGCAGATCGAGCAGCTCAACGCCCAGGCCAAGCACAACATCAACTGCATCCAGAGCTGGGTAGATCGCGGCCTGATCGCCGCCATAGACCCCAATCACCTGATGTTCAGCATCTGGGCGGCGACGCAGACGTATGCCGATTTTGACTGGCAGATATCGGCGGTGACCGGCAAAGCCAAGCTGGATGAGGCGGATTATGAGGCGGCGGCGCAGACGATTATTCGGTTGGTGTTGAAGGGGTGTGAGTTGGGCTGA
- a CDS encoding transposase: MPELPASKRLRIGRYDEHNRIYLLTTNTLDREPIFEDVRLGRLVVQQFRIAQNLGLATSLAWVVMPDHFHWLISLEKGSLADLMRRVKSKSTRVVNAVAGRQGRLWQPGFHDHAVRREESLESIARYIVANPLRAGLVNKFGDYPLWDAIWL; the protein is encoded by the coding sequence ATGCCTGAACTCCCCGCTTCAAAACGACTGCGCATCGGGCGATATGATGAACACAACCGCATCTACCTGCTCACCACCAACACGCTTGATCGTGAGCCGATATTCGAGGATGTCAGGCTAGGCCGACTCGTCGTTCAACAATTCAGGATTGCGCAGAATCTAGGCCTGGCAACTTCCCTGGCCTGGGTGGTCATGCCTGATCACTTCCACTGGCTTATCTCCCTGGAAAAGGGATCACTTGCGGACCTGATGCGCCGAGTGAAATCCAAAAGCACCCGCGTGGTGAATGCCGTAGCCGGTCGTCAGGGTCGCCTCTGGCAACCCGGTTTTCATGATCATGCGGTGCGGCGTGAGGAGAGCCTTGAAAGCATTGCCAGGTATATCGTGGCCAACCCATTGAGAGCTGGGCTGGTGAACAAGTTTGGCGACTACCCGTTGTGGGATGCCATTTGGCTCTGA
- a CDS encoding heme-binding protein encodes MSALTLKLATQLASQALTAGRTISAAPLTIAVLDSGGHLITLQREDGASLLRPQIAIGKAWGAIALGKGSRLLALDAQQRPAFIAALNSLGQGSVVPAPGGVLIRNQEGLVLGAIGISGDTSDIDEQCAITAIEGVGLLADAGVSA; translated from the coding sequence ATGAGCGCTTTAACCTTGAAACTTGCCACCCAACTCGCCAGCCAGGCCCTCACCGCAGGTCGCACGATCTCGGCTGCGCCGCTGACCATTGCGGTGCTCGACAGCGGCGGCCACTTGATCACCCTGCAGCGCGAAGACGGCGCCAGCCTGCTGCGCCCACAAATCGCCATCGGCAAGGCCTGGGGCGCGATTGCGTTGGGCAAGGGCTCGCGCCTGTTGGCGCTGGACGCACAGCAGCGCCCGGCGTTTATCGCGGCGTTGAACAGCCTGGGGCAGGGCAGCGTGGTGCCGGCACCGGGTGGGGTGTTGATAAGGAATCAGGAGGGGCTGGTGCTGGGGGCGATCGGGATCAGCGGGGATACCTCGGATATTGATGAGCAGTGCGCAATTACGGCGATCGAGGGGGTGGGGTTGTTGGCGGATGCTGGGGTTTCGGCTTGA
- the gcl gene encoding glyoxylate carboligase translates to MSKMRAIEAAVLVMRREGVDTAFGIPGAAINPLYSALQKVGGIDHVLARHVEGASHMAEGYTRTKAGNIGVCIGTSGPAGTDMVTGLYSASADSIPILCITGQAPRARMHKEDFQAVDITSIVKPVTKWATTVLEPGQVPYAFQKAFYEMRSGRPGPVLIDLPFDVQMAEIEFDIDAYQPLPLAKPLATRIQVEKALALLDAAERPLLVSGGGVINADASELLVEFAELTGIPVIPTLMGWGTIPDDHPLMVGMVGLQTSHRYGNATMLKSDVVLGIGNRWANRHTGSVEVYTEGRKFIHVDIEPTQIGRVFTPDLGIVSDAGSALTMFIEVAREWKAAGKLKDRSAWLHDCQQRKATLHRKTHFDNVPVKPQRVYEEMNQVFGKDTCYVSTIGLSQIAGAQFLHVYKPRHWINCGQAGPLGWTIPAALGVVKADPSRKVVALSGDYDFQFMIEELAVGAQFKLPYIHVVVNNSYLGLIRQAQRGFEMDYCVQLSFDNLNAPELNGYGVDHVAVAEGLGCKALRVFEPGQIQPALRKAQEMIEEFKVPVIVEIILERVTNISMGTEINAVNEFEDLALVGNDAPTAISLLD, encoded by the coding sequence ATGAGCAAAATGAGAGCAATCGAAGCCGCCGTCCTGGTAATGCGCCGTGAAGGCGTGGACACCGCCTTCGGTATCCCGGGCGCCGCGATCAACCCGCTGTATTCGGCCTTGCAGAAGGTCGGTGGCATCGATCACGTCCTTGCTCGCCACGTTGAAGGCGCCTCGCACATGGCCGAGGGCTACACCCGCACCAAGGCCGGCAATATCGGCGTGTGCATCGGCACCTCCGGCCCGGCGGGCACCGACATGGTCACCGGCCTGTACAGCGCCTCGGCCGACTCGATCCCGATTCTGTGCATCACCGGCCAGGCGCCGCGTGCCCGCATGCACAAGGAAGACTTCCAGGCCGTCGACATCACCAGCATCGTCAAGCCGGTGACCAAATGGGCGACCACCGTTCTGGAGCCCGGCCAAGTGCCTTACGCGTTCCAGAAAGCCTTTTATGAAATGCGCTCCGGCCGCCCTGGCCCTGTGCTGATCGACCTGCCGTTCGACGTACAGATGGCCGAAATCGAATTCGACATCGACGCCTATCAGCCACTGCCGCTGGCCAAGCCATTGGCCACGCGCATCCAGGTGGAAAAAGCTCTGGCCCTGCTGGATGCGGCTGAACGCCCCTTGCTGGTCAGCGGTGGCGGCGTAATCAATGCCGACGCCAGCGAGTTGCTGGTTGAGTTTGCCGAGCTGACTGGCATCCCGGTGATCCCGACCCTGATGGGCTGGGGCACGATCCCGGACGATCACCCATTGATGGTGGGCATGGTCGGCCTGCAAACCTCGCACCGTTATGGCAACGCAACGATGCTCAAGTCGGACGTGGTGCTGGGCATCGGCAACCGCTGGGCCAACCGCCACACCGGTTCGGTGGAGGTCTATACCGAAGGCCGCAAGTTCATTCACGTCGACATCGAGCCGACGCAGATTGGTCGCGTATTCACCCCCGACCTGGGCATCGTTTCCGACGCCGGTTCTGCGCTGACGATGTTCATTGAAGTGGCCCGCGAGTGGAAAGCCGCCGGCAAGCTCAAGGACCGCAGCGCCTGGCTGCATGACTGCCAACAGCGCAAGGCCACCCTGCACCGCAAGACCCACTTCGACAATGTGCCGGTCAAGCCGCAACGCGTGTACGAAGAGATGAACCAGGTGTTCGGCAAAGACACCTGCTACGTCAGTACCATCGGCCTGTCGCAGATTGCCGGCGCGCAATTTCTGCACGTGTACAAGCCACGCCACTGGATCAACTGCGGCCAGGCTGGCCCATTAGGCTGGACCATTCCGGCGGCACTCGGTGTGGTCAAGGCCGACCCGAGCCGCAAAGTGGTGGCGCTGTCGGGCGACTACGACTTCCAGTTCATGATCGAAGAGCTGGCGGTGGGCGCGCAGTTCAAGCTGCCGTACATCCACGTGGTGGTGAACAACTCCTACCTGGGTCTGATTCGCCAGGCCCAGCGCGGGTTTGAGATGGACTACTGCGTGCAGCTGTCCTTCGACAACCTCAACGCGCCGGAACTCAACGGTTATGGCGTCGACCATGTGGCCGTCGCTGAAGGCCTGGGTTGCAAGGCGCTGCGCGTATTCGAGCCGGGCCAGATCCAGCCGGCGTTGCGCAAGGCGCAGGAAATGATCGAAGAATTCAAGGTTCCGGTGATTGTTGAGATTATTCTGGAGCGCGTGACCAATATTTCCATGGGCACCGAGATCAACGCCGTCAACGAATTCGAAGATCTGGCCCTGGTCGGCAACGATGCGCCGACTGCCATTTCCCTGCTCGATTAA
- the hyi gene encoding hydroxypyruvate isomerase translates to MPRFAANLSMLFTEQDFLARFKAAADAGFQGVEYLFPYEFSSAEIKAQLDANGLTQVLFNLPAGDWAKGERGLACHPDRVEEFRAGVKLAIAYAQVLGNTQINCLAGIRPAGVDDETVEKTFVANLKYAADKLQAAGIKLVMEMINTRDIPGFYLNNTAQALSIREQVGSANLFLQYDIYHMQIMEGDLARTMAAHLGEINHIQLADNPGRNEPGTGEINYRFLFEHLDRIGYAGWVGCEYKPLTTTEAGLGWLKTHNAI, encoded by the coding sequence ATGCCGCGTTTTGCCGCCAACCTGTCCATGCTGTTTACCGAGCAGGACTTTCTCGCCCGTTTCAAAGCGGCCGCCGACGCCGGCTTCCAGGGTGTGGAATACCTGTTCCCGTACGAGTTCAGCTCCGCCGAGATCAAGGCGCAGCTCGATGCCAACGGCCTGACCCAAGTGCTGTTCAACCTGCCGGCCGGTGACTGGGCCAAGGGCGAGCGCGGTTTGGCGTGCCACCCGGACCGGGTCGAAGAGTTCCGCGCCGGGGTCAAGCTGGCCATCGCCTACGCCCAGGTGCTGGGCAATACCCAGATCAACTGCCTGGCCGGGATTCGCCCTGCTGGTGTGGATGATGAAACCGTGGAAAAGACCTTTGTCGCCAACCTCAAGTACGCCGCCGACAAGCTGCAAGCGGCGGGCATCAAGCTGGTGATGGAGATGATCAACACCCGCGACATCCCGGGTTTCTACCTGAACAACACGGCGCAGGCCCTGTCGATTCGCGAGCAGGTGGGCAGCGCCAACCTGTTCCTGCAATACGACATCTACCACATGCAAATCATGGAAGGCGATTTGGCCCGGACCATGGCCGCACACCTGGGTGAGATCAACCACATCCAGCTGGCCGACAACCCTGGGCGTAACGAGCCGGGGACCGGGGAGATCAACTATCGCTTCCTGTTCGAGCATCTGGATCGGATTGGTTACGCCGGTTGGGTCGGCTGTGAGTACAAGCCGCTGACCACCACCGAAGCGGGACTGGGTTGGCTCAAGACCCATAACGCCATCTAA
- a CDS encoding 2-hydroxy-3-oxopropionate reductase yields the protein MAKIGFIGTGIMGQPMAANLQKAGHQLFLSEHHGKAPEALIAAGAVALANPQQVAQEAEFIIVMVPDTPQVDDVLFRADGVAAGLSPKKVVIDMSSISPTATKAFAAKINATGAQYLDAPVSGGEVGAKAGTLSIMIGGEPQTFERALPLFQAMGKNITLVGGNGDGQTAKVANQIIVALNIQAVAEALLFASKNGADPAKVREALMGGFASSKILEVHGERMIKGTFDPGFRINLHQKDLNLALAGAKELGINLPNTAGTQQVFSTCTAIGGGHWDHSALIKGLEHMANFSIRDK from the coding sequence ATGGCTAAAATCGGATTTATCGGCACCGGCATCATGGGCCAACCCATGGCCGCCAACCTGCAAAAGGCCGGCCACCAACTGTTCCTGTCCGAGCACCACGGCAAGGCTCCCGAAGCCCTGATCGCGGCCGGTGCCGTGGCCCTGGCCAACCCGCAGCAAGTCGCCCAGGAAGCCGAGTTCATCATCGTGATGGTACCCGACACCCCACAGGTGGACGACGTGCTGTTCCGCGCCGACGGTGTTGCCGCCGGCCTGTCACCGAAAAAAGTGGTGATCGATATGAGTTCGATCTCGCCCACCGCCACCAAAGCCTTTGCCGCCAAGATCAATGCAACCGGCGCGCAATACCTCGACGCACCCGTGTCCGGCGGTGAAGTCGGCGCCAAGGCCGGCACCCTGAGCATCATGATCGGTGGCGAGCCGCAGACGTTCGAGCGCGCCCTGCCGCTGTTCCAGGCCATGGGCAAAAACATCACCCTGGTTGGCGGCAATGGCGACGGCCAGACCGCCAAGGTGGCGAATCAGATCATCGTCGCGCTGAACATCCAGGCGGTGGCCGAAGCGCTGCTGTTCGCCTCCAAAAACGGCGCCGACCCGGCCAAGGTGCGTGAAGCGCTGATGGGCGGGTTTGCTTCGTCGAAGATCCTGGAAGTGCATGGCGAGCGCATGATCAAGGGCACCTTTGATCCGGGCTTCCGTATCAACCTGCACCAGAAAGACCTCAACCTGGCGCTGGCCGGGGCCAAGGAGCTGGGGATCAACCTGCCGAACACGGCTGGTACCCAGCAGGTGTTCAGTACCTGCACGGCGATTGGTGGTGGCCATTGGGACCACTCGGCGCTGATCAAAGGGTTGGAGCACATGGCGAATTTTTCGATTCGCGATAAGTAA
- a CDS encoding glycerate kinase produces MSVDPQHLLRELFATAIDAAHPRQVLEPYLPADRSGRVIVIGAGKAAAAMALVVENCWQGEVSGLVVTRYGHGAPCKKIEVVEAAHPVPDAAGLAVAKRVLELISNLTADDRVIFLLSGGGSALLALPAEGITLADKQTINKALLKSGATIGEMNCVRKHLSAIKGGRLAKAAWPATVYTYAISDVPGDQATVIASGPTVGDPSTSQQALAILKRYGIEASASVRNWLQNPASETVKPGDPVLARSHFQLIARPQQSLEAVAVKVRQAGFSPLILGDLEGEARDVAKVHAGIARQIVQHGQPLAAPCVILSGGETTVTVRGNGRGGRNAEFLLSLTDSLKGLPGVYALAGDTDGIDGSEDNAGAIMTPCSYRRAEALGLSASDELDNNNGYGYFAALDGLIVTEPTRTNVNDLRAILILETAKHDA; encoded by the coding sequence ATGTCGGTCGATCCGCAACACCTGCTTCGCGAGCTGTTTGCCACAGCCATCGACGCCGCCCACCCCCGGCAAGTCCTTGAACCTTATCTGCCCGCCGACCGCAGCGGCCGTGTGATCGTGATCGGCGCCGGCAAAGCCGCAGCCGCCATGGCGCTCGTGGTCGAAAACTGCTGGCAGGGCGAAGTCTCGGGCCTGGTGGTCACCCGTTATGGCCACGGCGCACCGTGCAAGAAAATCGAAGTGGTTGAAGCCGCGCACCCGGTGCCCGATGCAGCTGGCCTGGCCGTCGCCAAGCGGGTGCTGGAACTGATCAGCAACCTCACCGCAGACGACCGCGTGATCTTCCTACTCTCCGGCGGCGGCTCAGCCTTGCTGGCCCTGCCCGCCGAAGGCATCACCCTGGCCGACAAACAGACCATCAACAAAGCATTGCTCAAATCCGGCGCGACCATTGGCGAGATGAATTGCGTGCGCAAGCACCTCTCGGCCATCAAGGGCGGCCGGCTGGCCAAGGCCGCATGGCCGGCGACGGTGTACACCTACGCCATCTCGGATGTGCCGGGCGACCAGGCCACCGTCATCGCCTCCGGCCCCACGGTCGGCGACCCGAGCACTTCGCAGCAAGCCCTGGCGATTCTCAAGCGCTACGGCATTGAGGCGTCGGCGTCGGTGCGCAACTGGTTGCAGAACCCAGCCTCGGAAACCGTCAAACCCGGCGACCCGGTGCTCGCCCGCAGCCACTTCCAATTGATCGCCCGCCCACAGCAGTCATTGGAAGCGGTGGCGGTAAAAGTCCGCCAGGCCGGGTTCAGCCCGTTGATCCTCGGCGATCTGGAAGGCGAAGCGCGGGACGTGGCCAAGGTACACGCCGGTATCGCCCGGCAGATCGTGCAGCATGGCCAGCCATTGGCGGCGCCGTGCGTGATTCTCTCGGGCGGTGAAACCACCGTCACCGTGCGCGGCAATGGCCGTGGCGGGCGCAATGCCGAATTCCTGCTGAGCCTCACCGACAGCCTCAAAGGCCTGCCCGGCGTGTACGCGCTGGCCGGTGACACCGACGGCATCGACGGCTCCGAAGACAACGCCGGCGCAATCATGACCCCGTGCAGCTACCGCCGCGCCGAAGCCCTGGGCCTTAGCGCCAGCGACGAACTGGACAACAACAATGGCTATGGCTACTTCGCCGCGCTCGACGGTTTGATCGTCACCGAGCCGACCCGCACCAACGTCAATGACTTGCGCGCCATCCTGATTCTTGAGACTGCCAAACATGACGCCTGA
- the pyk gene encoding pyruvate kinase, with protein sequence MTPDKKVKILATLGPATDGIDDIRELVEAGVNIFRLNFSHGEHADHAQRYQWIRQVERQLNYPLGILMDLQGPKLRVGRFAEGKVQLVRGQALRLDLDPTPGDQRRVNLPHPEIIAALEPGMDLLLDDGKLRLRVITKHADAIDTTVLNGGELSDRKGVNVPQALLELSPLTAKDRRDLSFGLELGVDWVALSFVQRPEDIREARELIGDKAFLMAKIEKPSAVLRLREIAELSDAIMVARGDLGVEVPAESVPQIQKDIISTCRQLGKPVVVATQMLESMRFSPAPTRAEVTDVANAVAEGADAVMLSAETASGEYPLEAVQMMSKIIRQVENGPDYQMQLDVSRPKADATVSDAISCAIRRISSILPVAVLVNYSESGSSSLRAARERPVAPILNLTPNLSTARRLSVAWGVHSVVNDRLRQVDEVCSTALEIAQAQGMAQRGDTLVITAGVPFGQPGSTNSLRIETLI encoded by the coding sequence ATGACGCCTGACAAGAAAGTCAAAATCCTCGCCACCCTTGGCCCAGCCACTGACGGTATCGATGACATCCGTGAGCTGGTGGAAGCCGGGGTGAATATCTTCCGCCTCAACTTCAGCCACGGCGAGCATGCCGACCACGCCCAGCGTTACCAGTGGATTCGCCAGGTGGAGCGCCAGCTCAATTACCCGCTGGGCATCCTCATGGACCTGCAAGGGCCGAAGCTGCGCGTCGGGCGCTTTGCCGAGGGCAAAGTGCAACTGGTGCGCGGCCAGGCGCTGCGCCTGGACCTGGACCCGACCCCGGGCGATCAACGCCGGGTCAACCTGCCCCACCCGGAGATTATCGCCGCGCTGGAGCCGGGCATGGACCTGCTGCTGGACGACGGCAAACTGCGCCTGCGCGTGATCACCAAACATGCCGATGCCATCGACACTACCGTGCTCAATGGCGGCGAACTGTCCGACCGTAAAGGCGTGAATGTGCCGCAAGCCTTGCTGGAACTCAGCCCGCTGACCGCCAAGGACCGCCGCGACCTGAGCTTCGGCCTGGAGCTGGGCGTGGACTGGGTGGCGCTGTCGTTTGTGCAGCGCCCGGAAGATATCCGCGAAGCCCGCGAGTTGATCGGTGACAAGGCCTTCCTGATGGCCAAGATCGAAAAACCCTCAGCCGTGCTGCGCTTGCGGGAAATCGCCGAACTGAGCGATGCGATCATGGTGGCCAGAGGCGATCTGGGTGTGGAAGTGCCCGCCGAGAGCGTGCCGCAGATTCAGAAAGACATCATCAGCACCTGCCGCCAATTGGGCAAACCGGTGGTGGTGGCCACGCAGATGCTCGAATCCATGCGCTTCTCTCCGGCGCCGACCCGCGCCGAAGTGACCGACGTGGCCAACGCCGTGGCCGAGGGCGCGGACGCGGTGATGCTCTCGGCCGAAACCGCCTCGGGCGAGTACCCGCTGGAAGCCGTGCAGATGATGAGCAAGATCATCCGCCAAGTGGAAAACGGCCCGGATTACCAGATGCAACTGGACGTGAGCCGGCCCAAGGCGGATGCCACGGTGTCGGACGCCATCAGCTGCGCGATCCGGCGTATCAGCAGCATTTTGCCGGTGGCGGTGCTGGTGAACTACAGCGAGTCCGGCAGTTCCAGCCTGCGCGCGGCGCGGGAGCGGCCGGTGGCGCCGATCCTCAACCTCACGCCGAACCTGTCTACGGCCAGGCGTCTGAGCGTGGCCTGGGGCGTGCATTCGGTGGTCAATGACCGCCTGCGCCAGGTCGATGAGGTGTGTTCCACGGCGCTGGAAATTGCCCAGGCGCAAGGCATGGCACAGCGCGGGGACACCTTGGTGATTACGGCGGGGGTGCCGTTCGGGCAGCCGGGGTCGACCAATTCGTTGCGTATCGAAACGTTGATCTAG
- a CDS encoding urea transporter → MHNPTCPDWAEALLNGFSQIFLQRQPLCGLLCLLAILIGAPALLGGALLGGLAGLLTAQRRGYPKAERQAGLYSYNGVLLGMLISQHFAWSALLPPLILACGGLSAMLTRQWLKHARQPDDLSAYTAPFVGLGWLLIGSVPQPTFALVEPDVLSVVSAPFTGLAQVMLLDQPLAGVLIAAGLLLANRRAALWALIGATAGVLVALLLDEPASALLGLHSYNPALAALALSQSRRQPWLPVVGILLAIILTPGFAALHLPALTAPFILACWLVRATQRMFKARVDSPFESP, encoded by the coding sequence ATGCACAACCCAACCTGCCCCGACTGGGCCGAAGCGCTGCTCAACGGCTTCAGCCAGATATTCCTGCAACGCCAGCCGCTGTGCGGCCTGCTGTGCCTGCTGGCCATCCTGATCGGCGCCCCGGCCTTGCTCGGCGGGGCGTTGCTCGGTGGCCTCGCCGGGTTGCTCACGGCCCAGCGCCGGGGCTATCCCAAGGCGGAACGCCAGGCTGGTTTGTACAGCTACAACGGCGTGCTGCTGGGTATGTTGATCAGCCAGCACTTCGCCTGGTCGGCGTTGCTGCCGCCGTTGATTCTGGCCTGCGGCGGCCTGAGTGCGATGCTCACGCGGCAATGGTTGAAACATGCCCGCCAGCCGGATGACTTGTCTGCGTACACCGCGCCCTTTGTCGGCCTGGGTTGGCTGCTGATCGGCAGCGTGCCTCAGCCGACGTTCGCGCTGGTCGAGCCCGACGTTCTATCTGTAGTCAGCGCGCCCTTTACCGGCCTAGCGCAAGTCATGCTGCTGGACCAACCACTGGCGGGAGTATTGATTGCAGCCGGCCTGTTGTTGGCCAACCGTCGCGCCGCCCTGTGGGCCTTGATCGGCGCGACTGCTGGCGTGCTGGTCGCTCTACTGCTCGACGAACCCGCCAGCGCCCTCCTCGGCCTGCACAGCTACAACCCCGCGCTGGCGGCACTGGCCTTGAGCCAATCACGCCGCCAGCCGTGGCTGCCAGTGGTGGGCATTCTGCTGGCGATCATCCTCACGCCCGGTTTTGCCGCCCTGCACCTGCCTGCGCTGACCGCGCCGTTTATCCTCGCCTGCTGGCTGGTGCGCGCCACGCAGCGGATGTTCAAAGCCCGCGTGGACAGCCCGTTCGAATCCCCCTAG